In Kordia antarctica, the following proteins share a genomic window:
- the porN gene encoding type IX secretion system ring subunit PorN/GldN, whose protein sequence is MNWKGLFTAAFAFLITGTILGQANLLNAKDPVEIGKKTQAQKDADNDGPLPYGYVDDRDILWSATTWEIIDLDERVNFPLYYPIDTIGMRADRRSLYDILLKNVKNKNIAKVYADGNFTEVRTYENIKNSLRKIDTLDAGFDQLNRGEKLSDEYIEVRDLTSADIEEYHVKGVWYFDKRQGELKYRLLAIAPVAPDVQFIDQDGQQDLIELFWVFYPDVREILHSAKAFNDRNAAKPLSYDHLLNARRFNGLIYKEENVQGDRRVREYVRENSLMQLLESERIKEKIRGKEQDMWNY, encoded by the coding sequence ATGAATTGGAAAGGTTTATTTACAGCAGCATTTGCGTTCCTAATCACAGGAACAATACTTGGGCAAGCAAATTTATTGAATGCTAAAGATCCTGTAGAAATAGGAAAAAAAACGCAAGCGCAAAAAGATGCAGATAACGATGGTCCATTACCTTACGGATATGTAGACGATAGAGATATTCTTTGGTCAGCTACTACATGGGAAATCATTGACCTTGATGAAAGAGTAAATTTCCCTTTGTACTATCCAATAGATACAATTGGTATGCGTGCTGACAGACGTTCTTTATACGATATACTTCTAAAAAATGTTAAAAACAAAAACATTGCAAAAGTATACGCAGACGGAAACTTTACAGAAGTTCGTACGTATGAAAACATCAAAAATAGTTTACGTAAAATAGATACCTTAGATGCTGGTTTCGATCAATTAAACAGAGGAGAAAAACTCTCTGATGAATACATTGAAGTAAGAGACTTAACATCTGCCGATATTGAAGAATACCACGTAAAAGGAGTTTGGTATTTTGACAAACGTCAAGGAGAATTAAAATATAGATTGCTAGCCATTGCTCCAGTAGCACCAGATGTGCAATTTATAGATCAAGATGGTCAACAAGATTTAATTGAACTATTTTGGGTATTCTATCCAGACGTTCGTGAAATATTACACAGCGCCAAAGCATTCAACGATCGAAATGCAGCGAAACCTTTATCGTACGATCACTTGTTAAACGCCAGACGTTTTAATGGATTGATCTACAAAGAAGAAAACGTACAAGGAGATCGACGCGTAAGAGAATATGTAAGAGAAAATTCACTCATGCAGTTATTAGAATCTGAACGAATCAAAGAAAAGATCAGAGGAAAAGAACAAGACATGTGGAATTACTAA
- the porM gene encoding type IX secretion system motor protein PorM/GldM, giving the protein MAGGKLSARQKMINLMYLVFIAMMAMNMSKEVLSAFGLMEAKFADANEATIDRNDRLLLELKTKAAENPKEFKSPAAKAQQVKIASDNLYAYLETLKVELLREGGYEVDETGKLPFEEMDKTDILDEAWFTGDRLTTTGQEVMAKIEEYKVKIQTILATDESYRGRAEAFEKTFSTDKVENNDGKEIDWLAYNYQGFPAIASYTKLTAMQNDIKVNEANMFSLFLGNIVTDATTLNNYQAIILADKSAFFAGEKFQGKVVIGKYANVPPTKLVVQGSEINLSESIDESGAATLDFNVGNVGEHEIKGEFTFIENNKELKIPITGNYVVVPKPNSATISADKMNVVYRGVDNPMTISFAGVSDNKVTANAAGLTKMSGSGKYNMKPQSGTSVTINVTAKLDDGSSTGDKATFRIKEIPAPTGYFRGVAGSTKMSKSGVAKGTVQAKLDDFDFDLPLRVTQFDFKVPGQPTITVNGSKLDSRAQNALNRAKRGQTVQILNIKAKSSGPLIKRVAPVIIEITN; this is encoded by the coding sequence ATGGCAGGAGGAAAATTATCTGCAAGGCAGAAAATGATTAACTTGATGTATTTAGTTTTCATCGCAATGATGGCAATGAATATGTCAAAAGAAGTACTTTCAGCTTTCGGATTAATGGAAGCAAAGTTTGCGGATGCAAATGAGGCAACCATTGATAGAAATGATAGATTATTATTAGAGCTGAAAACAAAAGCAGCAGAAAATCCAAAGGAATTTAAATCGCCTGCGGCAAAAGCGCAACAAGTAAAGATCGCTTCTGATAACTTATATGCATACCTTGAAACTTTAAAAGTAGAACTTTTAAGAGAAGGTGGATATGAAGTTGACGAAACTGGAAAACTTCCTTTTGAAGAAATGGATAAAACTGATATTTTAGACGAAGCTTGGTTTACAGGTGACAGATTGACTACAACAGGTCAAGAAGTGATGGCTAAAATTGAAGAATACAAAGTTAAAATTCAAACGATTCTTGCTACTGATGAAAGTTATAGAGGTAGAGCGGAAGCTTTTGAAAAAACATTCAGTACTGATAAAGTAGAAAATAACGATGGTAAAGAAATTGATTGGTTAGCATATAACTATCAAGGTTTTCCAGCAATCGCATCATATACGAAATTAACGGCAATGCAAAATGACATTAAAGTTAATGAGGCAAACATGTTCAGTCTATTCTTAGGAAATATTGTAACTGATGCTACAACATTAAACAATTATCAAGCAATTATATTAGCTGATAAGTCTGCTTTCTTTGCGGGAGAAAAATTCCAAGGAAAAGTAGTAATCGGTAAATATGCAAACGTTCCACCAACAAAATTAGTTGTACAAGGAAGCGAAATCAACTTATCTGAATCTATTGACGAAAGTGGAGCAGCAACGCTAGATTTTAATGTTGGAAATGTAGGTGAGCACGAAATCAAAGGTGAGTTTACATTTATTGAAAACAACAAAGAACTAAAAATTCCTATTACTGGTAATTATGTAGTAGTTCCAAAACCTAATTCAGCAACAATTTCTGCTGATAAAATGAACGTTGTTTATCGTGGAGTTGATAATCCAATGACAATATCATTTGCAGGTGTTTCTGATAACAAAGTAACTGCAAATGCTGCAGGATTAACAAAAATGTCAGGTAGTGGAAAATATAACATGAAGCCTCAATCAGGAACAAGTGTTACCATCAATGTGACTGCAAAATTAGACGACGGTTCTAGTACTGGTGATAAAGCTACATTTAGAATTAAAGAAATTCCTGCACCAACAGGATATTTCAGAGGAGTTGCAGGATCCACTAAAATGAGTAAATCTGGTGTTGCGAAAGGAACAGTACAAGCGAAATTAGATGATTTTGATTTTGATTTACCATTGAGAGTTACACAATTTGACTTCAAAGTGCCAGGACAACCAACAATTACGGTGAATGGTAGTAAGTTAGATTCAAGAGCTCAAAATGCTTTAAACAGAGCAAAAAGAGGCCAAACAGTACAAATCCTTAACATTAAGGCTAAAAGTAGTGGGCCGCTTATTAAAAGAGTAGCACCGGTAATTATTGAAATTACAAACTAA
- the porL gene encoding type IX secretion system motor protein PorL/GldL: MAKNGKITLTNMVYGLGAAIVIVGALFKIQHWPYGSEILTVGMIVEALVFTYSAFERQTNELDWSLVYPELSGGSMKAKAKKDAEATDAEGILSKKLDNLLKDAKIDSELMASLGTSIRNFEGAAKSISPTVDAISSTKKYSQEMSLAAAQMESLNSLYKVQMESASRQTVINEEAAENATKLKDQMQSLASNLSSLNGVYGGMLSAMNKN, encoded by the coding sequence ATGGCAAAGAATGGCAAGATCACGCTGACGAACATGGTATATGGACTTGGAGCAGCAATTGTAATTGTAGGAGCATTATTTAAAATTCAACACTGGCCTTATGGAAGTGAAATTTTGACCGTAGGAATGATTGTAGAAGCACTCGTATTTACTTATTCTGCCTTTGAAAGGCAAACAAACGAATTAGACTGGTCATTAGTATATCCTGAATTATCAGGAGGTTCTATGAAAGCAAAAGCTAAAAAAGATGCAGAAGCTACTGATGCAGAAGGAATATTATCAAAGAAATTAGATAACTTATTAAAAGATGCTAAAATAGACAGCGAATTAATGGCTAGCCTAGGAACTAGCATTCGTAACTTTGAAGGAGCTGCAAAAAGTATCTCTCCAACAGTTGATGCAATTTCTTCTACTAAGAAATACAGCCAAGAAATGTCTTTAGCTGCTGCACAAATGGAATCTTTAAACAGTCTTTATAAAGTGCAAATGGAAAGCGCTAGTCGTCAAACGGTGATTAATGAAGAAGCTGCTGAAAATGCTACAAAATTAAAAGATCAAATGCAGTCTTTAGCATCAAACCTATCATCATTAAATGGTGTGTATGGTGGAATGTTATCTGCAATGAACAAAAACTAA
- the porK gene encoding T9SS ring complex lipoprotein PorK/GldK yields the protein MKKIVVLAAVLAFLYSCGSKDRGELVGVKGKKWHPEKPYGMTLVPGGSFIMGKSDDDIAQTKNAPTKTVTVPSFYMDETEITNSEYREFVYWVRDSIIRTKLAILADEEGKTDPADDGIAKFAFKDVDTANQTQWQKYNLDNYVGLGVTGYEGRRLNLDEELIWDMSEIPDEFYAEVMDSMLIPEAESYNGQRTINWTKVRFQYTWMDIESAAKNKGLKRTEFIKRENLEIYPDTTVWIRDFEYSYNEPMHNDYFWHDAYNDYPVVGVTWKQAKAFCEWRTLKKNIYRRERKRHQVNRFRLPSEAEWEYAARGGLEGATYPWGGPYTMNDRGCFLANFKPLRGNYAADQALYTVEVDAYEPNDFNLYNMAGNVAEWTASSYDPSSYEYMSTMSPNVNDTLNARKVIRGGSWKDVEYFLQVSTRDFEYRDSARSYIGFRTVQSYMGTDVVGAGKR from the coding sequence ATGAAAAAGATTGTTGTATTAGCAGCCGTTTTAGCATTTCTTTATAGCTGTGGCTCTAAAGATCGAGGTGAGCTAGTCGGTGTCAAAGGTAAAAAATGGCATCCTGAAAAGCCTTATGGTATGACGCTAGTTCCAGGCGGATCCTTCATCATGGGTAAATCCGATGATGACATTGCTCAGACCAAAAACGCACCTACTAAAACCGTTACAGTACCTTCGTTTTACATGGACGAAACTGAAATCACTAATAGTGAATACAGAGAATTTGTGTATTGGGTAAGAGATTCCATTATCAGAACAAAATTAGCTATTCTAGCTGATGAAGAAGGGAAAACAGATCCTGCTGACGATGGTATTGCAAAATTTGCATTCAAAGATGTAGATACTGCAAATCAAACACAGTGGCAAAAATATAATCTTGATAACTATGTAGGTCTTGGAGTTACAGGTTATGAAGGTAGACGACTAAATCTCGATGAAGAGTTGATTTGGGACATGTCTGAAATTCCAGATGAGTTCTATGCTGAGGTAATGGATTCTATGTTAATTCCAGAAGCAGAATCATACAATGGACAGCGTACAATTAACTGGACAAAGGTAAGATTCCAGTATACATGGATGGATATTGAGAGTGCAGCTAAAAACAAAGGTTTAAAGCGTACGGAATTCATCAAAAGAGAAAATCTAGAAATCTATCCTGATACAACTGTTTGGATTAGAGACTTCGAATACTCGTACAACGAGCCAATGCATAATGACTACTTTTGGCATGATGCATACAATGACTATCCTGTAGTTGGTGTAACTTGGAAACAAGCAAAAGCTTTCTGTGAATGGAGAACATTAAAAAAGAATATCTACAGACGTGAAAGAAAACGTCATCAAGTAAATAGGTTCAGATTGCCTTCAGAAGCAGAATGGGAATATGCCGCTAGAGGTGGACTCGAAGGAGCTACATATCCTTGGGGTGGACCTTACACAATGAATGACAGAGGATGTTTCTTGGCGAACTTTAAGCCATTAAGAGGAAACTATGCAGCAGATCAAGCTTTATATACCGTAGAAGTTGATGCGTACGAACCAAATGATTTTAACCTATACAATATGGCTGGTAACGTAGCAGAATGGACAGCATCGTCTTACGATCCTAGTTCATACGAATACATGTCTACAATGAGTCCAAACGTAAATGATACACTAAACGCTCGTAAAGTAATTCGCGGTGGATCATGGAAAGATGTTGAGTACTTCTTACAAGTAAGTACAAGAGATTTTGAATACAGAGATTCCGCAAGAAGTTATATCGGATTTAGAACTGTACAAAGCTACATGGGAACTGATGTAGTTGGAGCAGGAAAAAGATAG
- a CDS encoding formimidoylglutamase encodes MEFEFLSPVNDVLMAHNELLSQQALGNQIDIHTSKNGIPEHVMTAKFAIIAVLENRSDINYLGEKLNLLEIRKALYSLFPGNWQHKTVDLGNLHKGASVEDTYAALKAIMEPLLKNNIIPIIIGGSQDLMYAMYRAYDKLEQMVNVVNVDSKFDFGVVNHAVSNHSYMGKIIMEAPHNLFNYSNIGYQTYFNSQEEIDLMRKLFFDTYRLGKVSNDISIVEPITRDADIVGIDLSAVKASEVSGNQNTSPNGLDGKEICAISRYAGISDKVSSFGIFEYKNSKDEEITAMLVAQMIWYFMEGVNYRVNDYPFASKDDYLKYIVPSDVEEMIFYKSNKTERWWIEIPFISSLNNKLKRHTLLPCTHQDYLNACNQIIPERWWMAYKKSIN; translated from the coding sequence ATGGAGTTTGAATTTTTATCGCCTGTCAATGATGTATTGATGGCTCATAATGAATTACTATCCCAACAGGCATTAGGAAATCAAATAGACATTCACACATCTAAAAATGGAATTCCTGAACATGTGATGACTGCAAAATTTGCAATCATTGCTGTATTGGAAAATCGTAGCGATATCAATTATTTGGGCGAAAAACTCAATCTATTAGAAATTAGAAAAGCATTATACAGTCTATTTCCAGGAAACTGGCAGCATAAAACTGTAGATCTTGGAAATTTACACAAAGGAGCATCGGTAGAAGATACATATGCGGCTTTAAAGGCGATTATGGAGCCGTTACTCAAAAATAATATCATTCCTATCATTATTGGCGGAAGTCAAGACTTAATGTACGCAATGTACAGAGCGTATGACAAGTTGGAGCAAATGGTAAACGTCGTAAATGTTGACAGTAAATTCGATTTCGGAGTTGTCAACCATGCGGTAAGTAATCATTCGTACATGGGAAAAATTATCATGGAAGCACCGCACAATCTGTTTAATTACAGTAACATTGGTTATCAAACCTATTTCAATTCGCAAGAAGAAATAGATTTAATGCGAAAATTATTTTTTGATACCTATCGTTTAGGAAAAGTATCAAACGACATTAGTATTGTTGAACCAATTACGCGTGATGCTGATATTGTTGGAATTGATTTATCAGCTGTAAAAGCATCTGAAGTAAGCGGAAATCAAAACACATCGCCCAACGGATTAGATGGGAAAGAAATCTGTGCTATCAGTCGGTATGCGGGAATTAGCGACAAAGTATCTTCCTTTGGAATCTTTGAATATAAAAATTCAAAAGATGAAGAAATTACTGCGATGTTAGTGGCGCAAATGATTTGGTATTTTATGGAAGGTGTAAATTATCGTGTTAATGATTATCCATTTGCATCAAAAGATGATTATTTGAAGTATATTGTGCCCAGTGATGTAGAAGAGATGATTTTTTACAAAAGTAACAAGACGGAAAGATGGTGGATAGAAATACCATTTATTTCAAGTTTGAATAATAAATTAAAAAGACATACGTTATTACCTTGCACACACCAAGATTATTTGAATGCTTGCAATCAAATTATCCCTGAAAGATGGTGGATGGCGTATAAAAAAAGTATTAATTAA